One genomic region from Pseudoduganella lutea encodes:
- a CDS encoding calcium-binding protein: MEIFGTRNNDTLIGTDGNDTISGFDGLDSIRGGAGNDQIRFHPWVTDLTGTVVAQGDAGDDEFIFGEYDTRAFRLSGGEGVDTFRLHWFTSAIEILDFKAGAGGDRIDTSTYIERFYWNFNGINPMGGTAPLLRLVQRGADTLLQYDYDSAAMPNFVTVVTLKNVQVTQLTVANFLEADPSGAQVAGKLITQAGADGKWNSGYYADTIIGSERGDWITGSLGDDYLEGNGGDDSLKGDAGNDTLRGGDGNDQLEATGGHDELYGGAGNDSIVNYYGSHLLDGGEGNDSFSLNYSIRDTTLRGGDGNDRVSGVASNEEALLLVDLGAGDDFVKLYVNHAQLVITGGSGVDSYELMIGSDNGSGSATITDFAAGAGGDRLVLRDYIQRIHGRPDYEAGNPFDAQLGYLRAVQEGADTLVQYDADGAALGDRGWETIARLQTVDAAQLTAHNMGDPLGYAPGGGMPAGQLLTAVYNIDLYGGHGDDTLQGTGNSDELNGGAGNDVLYSGDAESRYLERGDEMDGDIGNDTVIGGGNNDTLDGGRGNDDLDGGGNNDSIEGEDGDDIIRVSAGEDSIAGGDGIDTVYFGNNFADYRIERVHAGIALHDDVRGVHAFLYSVETLVFADATRAFADLMRVSGTAGNDALLGSAFGDTIDGGQGNDTMTGLGGYDEYVVDSAGDRIVEEAGGGVDTIHLTTSLGNYRIPDEVERLVLEIGDAAIDVVGNGSDNTIDGTDAVNAIDGGAGNDTLSGAGGNDGLQGEAGDDDLDGGSGNDTLLGGAGDDELSGDGGIDSMVGGTGDDIYVIDVVADIVVETANGGVDRIYTWLESFVLPENFETLGYWGDAAFHGTGNAADNTLYGYGNNDTLDGAAGADTMDGAWGDDLYLVDNVGDTVEESSNWGFDTVMIGLAGAGTWRMGDHVERAIVTGSLAVNVTGGDTENELRGNGAANILVGHGGDDTLNGGGGSDTLDGGYGDDIFIVDAAGDMVIEMYDQGTDRVVTTLGNYALSEHLEDLAYAGSASFAGKGNAAANLLTGGAGNDTLAGGAGKDTLAGMAGNDTLDGGAGEDRAWVGGAFADYTRKREGGDTVLVHASTGDRTVLRDIEWVQFADGTRPIDALQDGIIGNGADVLNGTAGADRLDGDGGADTMAGGAGNDTYVVDVAGDVIVEAADAGRDMVEVGLGNGTYTLAANVEDATIMSSGAAGITGNDLANALTGNGAANALTGGAGNDTLDGGKGNDALAGGSGDDVYHVDATGDKVTESADGGTDTVITTLAKYTLGANVENVTYTGTGAFAAAGNALGNVIVGGKGNDTVDGAAGIDTYVATGAFGEYSRQRPNATDLVLIKGDQTITLKNVETVRFSDGVKTQAELFVNVASVANDTLSGTDGNDSMNGLAGADQMSGGLGNDLYVVDNIGDRIVENAGAGRDSVQVALARGTYVLAANVEDAVVTSTGAVGITGNDLANELAGNGAANALSGGGGNDTLDGGKGSDALVGGTGDDTYVVDAAGDKVTELADQGTDTVSTTLVKYTLGAHLENLAYTGTSAFAGTGNALDNVITAGVGNDTIDGAAGTDRYVIQGDLADFQRQSPSDKDLVLVKGTQKITLRNIEEVEFSDGVKSIDQLRVNVASQGNDTLTGTAGDDEMNGLAGADQLTGGKGDDTYFLDNVDDTVVELANQGIDTVNIGISAKITYTLGEHIEHAAIMSTAAINIIGNTEDNTLTGNAAANALTGGAGNDTLIGGKGNDTLDGGAGNDFYSVDATGDKVQEEANGGYDIVETTVAKTTLAANVEELRFTGKGAFTGIGNNLDNVIIGGAGSDKLTGGLGADTFVIGAGNDTITDFASGTDHLVIARKIGDGDLIIEQVATPGAAGSFSSKAELVLFTQNVTSLSATNAAKAIGSATEAYGLGDTALFALHTAGTTAVYLFTSSGNDAVVSKGELQQIATLTGVPSLGIGDFQMGDMG; this comes from the coding sequence ATGGAAATTTTTGGCACGCGGAACAACGACACGCTGATCGGCACGGACGGCAACGACACGATTTCTGGCTTTGACGGGCTGGACAGTATTCGCGGCGGGGCCGGCAATGACCAGATCCGCTTCCATCCCTGGGTAACCGATTTGACCGGTACCGTGGTGGCACAGGGTGACGCAGGGGACGACGAGTTCATCTTCGGGGAATACGATACCCGCGCGTTCCGGCTCAGCGGGGGCGAAGGCGTTGACACCTTCCGATTGCATTGGTTCACGTCCGCTATCGAGATCCTGGATTTCAAGGCGGGCGCGGGTGGTGATCGCATCGATACAAGCACCTACATCGAACGGTTTTACTGGAACTTCAACGGCATCAATCCGATGGGCGGTACGGCGCCATTGCTGCGGCTGGTCCAACGCGGCGCCGATACGCTGCTGCAATACGATTACGACAGTGCCGCCATGCCAAATTTCGTGACGGTGGTGACGCTGAAGAACGTGCAGGTCACGCAGCTGACGGTCGCCAATTTTCTCGAAGCCGACCCGAGCGGTGCGCAGGTGGCCGGGAAACTGATCACGCAAGCCGGCGCCGATGGCAAATGGAACAGCGGCTACTACGCGGACACCATCATCGGTTCCGAACGCGGCGATTGGATAACGGGTTCCTTGGGCGACGACTATCTCGAAGGGAACGGCGGCGACGACAGCCTGAAGGGCGATGCGGGCAACGATACGTTGCGCGGCGGCGACGGCAACGACCAACTCGAAGCCACCGGCGGGCACGATGAACTGTACGGCGGCGCGGGCAATGACTCGATAGTGAACTACTATGGCAGCCACCTGCTGGACGGTGGTGAAGGCAATGATTCCTTCTCGCTGAACTATTCGATACGGGACACGACGCTGCGCGGCGGCGACGGTAACGACCGGGTGTCCGGGGTGGCCAGCAACGAAGAGGCGTTGCTGCTGGTCGACCTGGGCGCCGGTGACGATTTCGTCAAGCTGTACGTCAACCATGCACAACTGGTCATCACGGGCGGCAGCGGGGTCGACAGCTACGAGCTGATGATCGGCTCCGACAACGGCAGCGGCAGCGCCACCATCACTGACTTTGCGGCCGGTGCGGGCGGCGACCGGCTGGTGCTGCGCGACTATATCCAGCGAATCCACGGGCGGCCGGACTACGAAGCCGGCAATCCCTTCGATGCACAGCTCGGCTACTTGAGGGCGGTGCAGGAAGGTGCCGATACGCTGGTCCAGTACGACGCCGATGGCGCAGCTCTGGGCGACAGGGGCTGGGAGACGATCGCGCGGCTACAGACCGTCGACGCGGCGCAGCTGACGGCCCACAACATGGGGGACCCGCTCGGGTATGCGCCAGGTGGCGGCATGCCTGCCGGTCAATTGCTGACAGCCGTGTATAACATCGACCTGTACGGCGGGCATGGTGACGATACGCTGCAGGGAACCGGGAATTCCGACGAACTCAATGGGGGCGCCGGCAATGATGTACTTTACAGTGGCGACGCTGAAAGCCGGTACCTGGAGCGCGGCGACGAGATGGATGGCGACATCGGCAACGATACGGTCATCGGCGGCGGGAACAATGACACCTTGGACGGCGGCCGGGGCAATGACGACCTGGACGGCGGCGGTAACAACGACAGCATCGAAGGTGAAGACGGCGACGACATCATCCGCGTCAGCGCGGGAGAAGACAGCATCGCTGGCGGCGACGGCATCGATACGGTCTACTTTGGCAACAATTTCGCGGATTACCGGATCGAACGCGTCCATGCCGGCATTGCGCTGCACGACGACGTTCGAGGCGTGCATGCCTTCCTGTACAGCGTCGAAACGCTGGTCTTTGCCGATGCCACCCGGGCGTTTGCCGACCTGATGCGTGTCAGCGGCACGGCCGGCAACGATGCGCTGCTGGGCAGCGCGTTTGGCGACACGATCGACGGCGGACAGGGCAACGATACGATGACGGGCCTCGGCGGCTACGATGAATATGTCGTTGATTCGGCCGGTGACAGGATCGTCGAAGAGGCAGGCGGTGGCGTCGATACGATCCACTTGACGACCTCCCTGGGCAATTATCGGATCCCCGATGAAGTGGAGCGGCTGGTACTGGAGATCGGCGATGCTGCGATCGACGTCGTCGGCAACGGCAGCGACAACACGATCGATGGCACTGACGCCGTCAATGCCATCGACGGCGGCGCGGGCAACGATACGCTGTCCGGCGCTGGTGGCAACGACGGCTTGCAGGGCGAAGCGGGCGACGACGACCTCGATGGCGGCAGCGGCAACGACACGCTGCTGGGCGGCGCCGGCGACGACGAGCTGTCGGGCGATGGCGGCATCGATTCGATGGTCGGCGGTACCGGCGACGATATTTACGTCATCGACGTTGTCGCCGATATCGTGGTCGAAACAGCGAATGGCGGTGTCGACCGCATCTATACGTGGCTGGAAAGTTTCGTACTGCCGGAGAACTTCGAAACCCTCGGGTATTGGGGCGATGCCGCATTCCACGGTACCGGCAACGCGGCAGACAATACCTTGTATGGATACGGTAACAACGACACGCTCGACGGCGCCGCCGGCGCCGACACGATGGACGGCGCATGGGGCGACGACCTGTACCTGGTCGACAATGTCGGCGACACCGTCGAGGAATCGTCGAACTGGGGGTTCGATACCGTGATGATCGGCCTGGCGGGCGCCGGAACCTGGCGCATGGGCGACCACGTCGAGCGCGCGATCGTGACAGGAAGCCTGGCCGTGAACGTGACAGGTGGCGACACGGAAAACGAATTACGCGGAAATGGCGCGGCCAACATCCTGGTGGGGCATGGCGGCGACGATACGCTCAATGGCGGCGGCGGTAGCGACACGCTGGACGGCGGGTACGGCGACGACATCTTCATCGTTGACGCTGCGGGCGACATGGTCATCGAAATGTATGACCAAGGAACGGATCGTGTCGTGACCACGCTGGGCAACTACGCCTTGTCCGAGCACCTGGAGGATCTTGCTTATGCCGGTAGCGCGTCGTTTGCCGGCAAGGGCAATGCCGCGGCCAATCTGCTCACGGGCGGCGCCGGCAACGATACCCTGGCCGGCGGTGCCGGCAAGGACACGCTGGCTGGCATGGCCGGCAACGACACGCTCGACGGCGGCGCGGGTGAAGACCGTGCCTGGGTGGGCGGAGCGTTCGCGGACTACACCCGCAAGCGCGAAGGCGGCGATACGGTGCTGGTGCATGCATCGACCGGCGACCGGACCGTGCTGCGCGATATCGAATGGGTGCAGTTCGCCGATGGCACGCGCCCGATCGACGCCCTGCAGGATGGCATCATCGGCAACGGTGCGGACGTTTTGAACGGAACGGCCGGTGCCGACCGGCTCGATGGCGACGGCGGTGCCGATACGATGGCGGGCGGCGCGGGCAACGATACCTATGTTGTCGACGTCGCTGGCGACGTGATCGTCGAGGCTGCCGACGCGGGACGCGACATGGTGGAGGTCGGGCTAGGCAACGGCACTTACACGCTGGCGGCGAACGTCGAAGACGCAACGATCATGTCCAGCGGCGCGGCCGGCATCACGGGCAACGATCTGGCAAATGCGCTGACCGGCAACGGCGCCGCGAATGCGCTGACTGGCGGTGCCGGCAACGACACGCTCGATGGCGGCAAGGGCAACGATGCGCTCGCCGGTGGCAGCGGCGATGACGTGTACCACGTCGATGCGACCGGCGACAAAGTCACCGAGTCGGCCGATGGCGGCACCGATACCGTCATCACCACGCTGGCAAAGTACACGCTGGGCGCCAATGTCGAAAACGTGACATACACGGGCACCGGCGCTTTCGCCGCTGCCGGCAACGCGCTCGGCAACGTGATCGTGGGCGGGAAAGGCAACGATACGGTCGACGGCGCGGCTGGCATCGATACCTACGTGGCAACTGGCGCGTTCGGCGAATACAGTCGCCAGCGCCCGAACGCGACCGACCTCGTACTCATAAAAGGCGACCAGACGATCACGCTGAAGAACGTTGAGACAGTCCGGTTCAGCGACGGTGTGAAAACGCAGGCCGAGCTGTTCGTCAATGTCGCGTCGGTCGCCAACGACACGTTGTCAGGCACGGACGGCAACGACAGCATGAACGGCCTGGCCGGCGCGGACCAGATGAGCGGCGGGCTGGGGAACGATCTCTACGTGGTCGACAATATCGGCGACCGTATCGTCGAGAATGCTGGCGCGGGGCGCGATAGCGTGCAGGTGGCACTGGCCAGGGGCACCTATGTGCTGGCGGCGAATGTCGAGGACGCGGTAGTGACGTCCACCGGCGCGGTCGGCATCACCGGCAACGACCTGGCCAACGAGCTGGCCGGCAACGGCGCCGCGAATGCACTGAGCGGCGGTGGTGGCAACGACACGCTCGATGGCGGCAAGGGCAGCGATGCGCTCGTCGGCGGTACTGGCGACGACACGTATGTCGTCGATGCTGCGGGCGACAAGGTCACCGAACTGGCTGACCAGGGTACCGACACCGTCAGTACCACGCTGGTGAAATACACGCTGGGCGCCCATCTGGAAAATCTCGCGTACACCGGCACCAGCGCTTTCGCCGGCACCGGCAATGCGCTCGACAACGTGATCACGGCCGGCGTCGGCAACGACACGATCGACGGCGCCGCCGGCACGGACCGGTACGTGATACAGGGCGATCTTGCTGACTTCCAGCGCCAGAGCCCGAGCGATAAAGATCTCGTGCTGGTGAAAGGCACGCAGAAGATCACGCTCAGGAATATCGAAGAGGTGGAGTTCAGCGATGGCGTGAAGTCGATCGACCAGCTCCGGGTCAACGTGGCATCGCAGGGCAACGACACGCTCACCGGTACCGCTGGCGACGACGAGATGAATGGCCTGGCCGGCGCCGACCAGCTCACGGGCGGCAAGGGCGACGACACGTATTTCCTCGATAACGTGGATGACACTGTCGTCGAACTGGCTAACCAGGGCATCGACACCGTCAACATCGGCATTTCGGCAAAGATAACGTACACGCTGGGCGAGCACATCGAGCACGCGGCGATCATGTCCACGGCTGCGATCAACATCATCGGCAATACCGAAGACAACACGCTGACCGGCAATGCGGCCGCCAACGCGCTGACCGGCGGTGCGGGCAACGACACCCTCATCGGCGGCAAGGGCAACGACACGCTCGATGGTGGCGCCGGCAACGATTTCTATTCGGTCGATGCGACGGGCGACAAGGTGCAGGAAGAGGCCAATGGCGGCTATGACATCGTCGAGACGACCGTGGCGAAAACCACGCTGGCGGCGAATGTGGAAGAACTGCGGTTCACGGGCAAGGGTGCCTTTACCGGCATCGGTAATAACCTCGACAACGTGATCATCGGCGGCGCCGGCAGCGACAAGCTGACCGGCGGACTGGGTGCGGACACGTTCGTGATCGGCGCGGGCAACGACACGATCACCGATTTCGCCAGCGGCACCGACCATCTCGTCATCGCACGCAAGATCGGCGATGGCGATCTGATCATCGAACAAGTGGCGACACCCGGCGCTGCGGGCAGCTTCTCGTCCAAAGCGGAGCTGGTGCTGTTCACGCAAAACGTGACCAGCCTGTCGGCAACCAACGCGGCCAAGGCGATCGGCAGCGCCACCGAAGCCTATGGGCTGGGCGACACGGCACTGTTCGCGCTGCATACCGCCGGCACCACAGCGGTGTACCTGTTCACCAGCAGCGGCAACGATGCGGTGGTAAGCAAGGGGGAACTGCAGCAAATTGCCACGCTGACGGGTGTGCCGTCCCTCGGCATCGGCGATTTCCAGATGGGCGATATGGGCTAG
- a CDS encoding calcium-binding protein: MAELNGTNSNDTLVGTAGDDTLSGGNGNDLLRPGSGNNEIDGGAGIDTMAGLGDFSDYTVYRQSTTSVFFSSYKHLTLYSVSNVEYFAFADGVHTLAELVGIAGTARNDMLNGTAGNDTLDGAAGNDTMRGGSGNDEYHVDSSGDVVQESANGGTDRIYSSASYYKMPANVEGLSFSASGAFTAIGNALDNGISTGDGNDYVDGGAGNDSFYTGYGDDTMFGGAGNDGISASSGDDLFDGGAGTDSVYMMAARENYIVRRAGENGLAFTYIGEGAGDGGRTLTVYDVENFYMYGVLHTLAEFQAELPPDGSDSIDGTDGNDTLDGYDGIDTLTGGAGDDTYVVRRTGTLVVENDGEGIDTAKIAYAGAAWHLADFVENGVALAGKLAVAIDGNALDNVLTGNDGNNTLTGNAGNDTLIGGNGSDVLAGGSGDDTYHVDVAGDKVVELANAGKDTVITALAKYALAANVENVKYTGSAAFAGTGNALDNVIDGGDATTSQAIDGAAGSDTYVAAGAYADYQRQLSAANDLVLVKGTQSITLKNIEQVEFSDGVKSLAELTLNVASARNDTLTGTDGNDTLDGLAGADSLLGGDGNDTLVGGKGNDTLDGGAGNDVYSIDAAGDKVLEAADGGYDIVETTVAKITLAANVEELRFTGKVAFTGIGNDLDNVIAGSTGNDKLTGGLGADGFVLGAGNDTITDFASGVDHLVVTRKVGNGDDVIDDAAIQGVTGGFASDAELVIFSQKVASLTTTSAAKAIGSAAEAYATGETALFALHTASTTAVYLFTSKGNDAVVSANELVQIATLTGVVTTGIDDYGFATLS; the protein is encoded by the coding sequence ATGGCAGAACTTAACGGTACCAATTCGAACGACACCCTGGTGGGCACCGCCGGCGATGACACGCTGTCGGGGGGCAATGGCAACGACCTGCTGCGGCCTGGCAGCGGCAACAACGAGATCGATGGCGGTGCCGGCATCGACACGATGGCAGGGCTGGGGGACTTCAGCGATTACACTGTCTATCGCCAGAGCACGACCAGCGTGTTTTTCAGCAGCTACAAACACCTGACGCTGTATTCGGTCAGTAACGTCGAATATTTCGCCTTCGCCGATGGCGTTCACACGCTGGCCGAACTGGTGGGCATCGCCGGCACGGCACGCAACGATATGCTCAACGGCACAGCCGGCAACGATACCCTCGACGGAGCCGCCGGCAATGACACGATGCGCGGCGGGAGCGGTAACGACGAGTACCATGTCGATTCGTCTGGCGACGTCGTCCAGGAATCGGCCAATGGCGGCACCGACAGAATCTATTCCAGCGCCAGTTACTACAAGATGCCGGCCAATGTGGAAGGATTGAGCTTCAGTGCATCGGGGGCGTTCACCGCCATCGGCAATGCGCTGGACAATGGCATCTCGACCGGCGACGGCAACGACTACGTGGACGGCGGCGCCGGCAACGACTCCTTCTACACCGGCTATGGCGACGACACGATGTTCGGCGGCGCCGGCAACGACGGTATTTCTGCCTCCAGCGGTGACGACCTGTTCGATGGCGGCGCCGGGACGGATTCCGTGTACATGATGGCTGCACGGGAAAACTACATCGTTCGCCGTGCCGGCGAGAACGGGCTCGCCTTCACCTATATCGGCGAAGGCGCGGGCGATGGCGGCCGGACACTGACGGTCTACGACGTCGAGAATTTCTACATGTACGGCGTCCTGCATACGCTGGCGGAGTTCCAGGCCGAACTGCCGCCCGATGGCAGCGACAGCATCGACGGCACCGATGGCAACGACACGCTGGATGGCTACGACGGCATCGATACGCTGACCGGCGGCGCCGGTGACGACACCTATGTCGTGCGCCGCACGGGGACCCTGGTGGTGGAAAACGATGGCGAAGGCATCGATACGGCGAAAATCGCCTACGCCGGCGCGGCATGGCACCTGGCAGACTTCGTCGAGAATGGCGTGGCGCTGGCGGGCAAGCTCGCCGTTGCCATCGACGGCAATGCGCTGGACAACGTGTTGACCGGCAATGATGGCAACAACACGCTGACCGGCAATGCCGGCAACGACACGCTCATCGGTGGCAACGGCAGCGACGTGCTGGCCGGCGGCAGCGGCGACGATACGTACCATGTCGATGTCGCAGGCGACAAGGTGGTCGAACTGGCCAATGCCGGCAAGGACACCGTCATCACCGCGCTGGCGAAATACGCGCTGGCGGCCAATGTCGAGAATGTGAAGTACACCGGCAGCGCCGCCTTCGCCGGCACCGGTAATGCGCTCGACAACGTGATCGACGGCGGCGATGCCACGACGAGCCAGGCCATCGACGGCGCGGCCGGGAGTGACACGTATGTCGCAGCGGGCGCCTATGCCGATTACCAGCGCCAGCTCTCCGCCGCGAACGACCTGGTGCTCGTCAAGGGCACGCAATCGATCACGCTGAAGAACATCGAGCAGGTCGAGTTCAGCGACGGCGTGAAGTCGCTGGCCGAGCTGACCCTCAATGTGGCCTCGGCCCGCAACGATACGCTGACCGGCACCGATGGCAACGATACGCTCGATGGCCTGGCCGGCGCCGACAGCCTGCTCGGCGGCGACGGCAACGACACCCTCGTCGGCGGCAAGGGCAACGACACCCTCGACGGCGGCGCCGGTAACGACGTGTATTCCATCGACGCGGCGGGCGACAAGGTGCTCGAAGCAGCGGATGGCGGCTATGACATCGTCGAGACGACCGTGGCGAAAATCACGTTGGCGGCGAACGTGGAGGAACTGCGCTTTACGGGCAAGGTTGCGTTTACCGGCATCGGCAACGACCTCGATAACGTCATCGCTGGCAGCACCGGCAACGACAAGCTGACCGGCGGGCTCGGTGCCGATGGATTCGTGCTCGGCGCGGGCAACGACACCATCACCGACTTCGCCAGCGGCGTTGACCATCTCGTTGTCACCCGCAAGGTCGGCAATGGCGATGACGTCATCGACGATGCGGCAATCCAGGGCGTCACGGGCGGTTTCGCTTCCGATGCGGAACTGGTGATCTTCTCGCAGAAGGTCGCGAGCCTGACGACGACCAGTGCGGCCAAGGCGATCGGCAGTGCCGCCGAAGCCTATGCAACAGGCGAGACCGCGCTGTTCGCGCTGCACACGGCCAGCACCACGGCCGTGTACCTGTTCACCAGCAAGGGTAACGATGCCGTCGTCAGTGCGAACGAGCTGGTGCAGATCGCCACGCTGACCGGCGTGGTGACGACCGGCATCGATGACTACGGCTTCGCCACGCTGTCCTGA